The genomic DNA CGAACTGGAGGAACATACGAAGAAGCATGTTCCCTAGAACAAATTTCATCTCAAATAATTACACATACATTCTCTGTCCTGTTACTAATTCCTGCCGATATACCAACTATCACTCAAGAAGATTGGGGATTACAACATACTTGCGTTATGAAATGCCCGATTATGGATGTATACCAATACAATGAAGCATTTTGGAAAGACTTATTTGATGAAATTACAGTTAGACCGCACACTTAAATACAGAATACTTTTATCACACCATACATTATAATCTTCCTTATACAAAACAAATAAGGAGTGATTCTATTATGTATCCACGTGCAAAAGCTTTCGGTCTTGCTGTACATCAAGATCGCCTTCTCGTACAAGAATATTATACAGAAGGCGAAACATATTATCGTCCTCTTGGCGGTTCCATTGAACTTGGTGAAAAATCAGCACATACTGTTATTCGGGAGTTTAAAGAAGAGCTTCATACGGAGATAGAAATCACCAATTATTTAGGTTGCTTAGAAAATGTCTCTCATCTAGATGGGGGCATTGGTCATGAAATCATTCAACTATATTCTTTGCGTTTATTAGACACCTCACTATATGAAATGGAAATATTAAATATACAAGATGAGCAAGCAGTAACGTATGCGAAATGGATTCCTATTAAGGCATTCATTCAGAAAGAAAAAATATTATATCCGGATGGAATTTTAAAATACATCCAAAAGAAAAAAGACGAAATCCTATAGGATCTCGTCTTTCTTTTTATATATTAACCAATATCTCCAAGACGTAGTACGTCACGAGCAATCATAACTTCTTCGTCAGTTGGAATTACGATAATTTTTACTGGAGAGTGTGGGAAGCTGATGAATGCTTCTTCACCGAATACGTTATTACGTTTTACATCGAAGTATACGCCCATGTACTCAAGGCCTTCTAATACGCGCTCACGAATAATCGCACTGTTTTCACCTACACCAGCTGTAAAGATGATTGCGTCTACACCTTTCATACGAGCTGTGTAAGAACCGATGTATTTGTGGATACGGCTTACGAATACATCAAGTGCTACTTTCGCACGGTGGTCGCCTTCTTCTTCTTTCGCAATGATGTCACGTAGGTCACTAGAGTAACCAGTAAGACCTAACATACCACTCTTCTTGTTTAATACGTTAACTACTTCTTCTACTGTTTGGCCTGTTTTTTCCATGATGTATGGAATTAACGCAGGGTCAAGGTTACCAGAACGTGTACCCATTGTTACACCAGCAAGTGGAGTGAAGCCCATAGAAGTATCGATAGATTTACCGCCTTCTACTGCTGCGATACTTGCACCGTTACCTAAGTGACAAGAAAGTAAGCTTAAGCTTTCAATTGGACGACCTAATAATTCAGCCGCACGCTCAGTTACATATTTATGAGAAGTTCCGTGGAAACCGTATTTACGGATGCCGAATTTTTCATAGTACTCATATGGTAAGCTGTATAGGAATGCAGATTCCGGCATTGTTTGGTGGAATGCTGTATCGAATACTGCTACTGCTGGTACGTTTGGTAATACTTCTCGGAATGCTTTAATACCAACAACGTTTGCTGGGTTATGAAGTGGTGCTAAATCGCTTAATTCTTCGATATCAGCTAATACTTCATCAGTAATTAAAACAGAGTCAGCAAATTTTTCGCCGCCGTGAACAACACGGTGACCGATACCGCCAATCTCATCTAGAGATTTAACGATTCCGTTTTCAGTTAATTTTTTAAGAAGCATATTAACTGCTACTGCGTGATCTGGGATGTTTGTAATTTCTTTTTGTTTTTCGCCATCTACAGTAATAGTGAAGATACTATCTTCTAAACCGATACGTTCTACTAAACCTTTTGTTAATACTGTTTCACTTGGCATTTCAAATAATTGGAATTTTAAGGAAGAGCTTCCTGCGTTAATCGCGATGATTTTTGACATCTAGTCTTTCGCCCCTTTTTCTCTTGGTAGTTGTGTGGATGTTTCCACAAACCGCTCGATTTTATCTAATCAAATTTACTAAATATGAAAACGTTTCATCATTAGCAAATTTTATACTCACGATTTTAATTTAAACATCGTCCGACATATATTTCAAGTGAAAAAATTGTAACACCAAGAAAAAATATATATTACAGATTTCAAAAAAATTCAGTTAAATCTAGTATATATTTAAAAATATGACATATTATATAAAACTGTACTACATGAATCACTAACTCTGTTACATATACCCAGCTTTATTTATGTGTTGCAAACCAAGTATTTAATTGATCCATAATGTTCTCCATCGCCTTCATGTTAGAGAATTTAGGCAACTCCACTAATAACGCCTGTTTTGGCATTGTTACATTAGAGCCTTTCTTTTGGAGAACAAATATACTTTTTGCATTTTTCTCGTTTTTAAACATGGAAACAGGAAGCTGTAATAACCCTTGAATAAAGCATGTTTCTTTAATAAATGCATGTAATTTTGGTGCCTGATCACTTTCAAAAATGAAGTTTGGTACTAAGAAGAATAAGTACCCGCCCTCTTTCGTATGTTTCACACTTTGTTCAATAAATAAGTGATGAGCATACGACATTCCTTCATCTGCTTTTAATTTATATTCACTGGCACCGATTTCGTTTGGATAGTAACCAATCGGTAAGTCTGAAACGACTGCATCAACTGGATCGATATAAAGTGGTGCTAGTCCATCTTGATGGAAGAATTCGATTGCATGCTTCTGTAAATTTGCATTTACTAAAGCAAGTTTAATTAGCACTTCATCCACTTCTACACCAAATCCACTCATTGTTAGTCCTTCTTTGGCGCTATTAAACACTGTAGTCATTAAATTTCCTGTTCCAATTGCAGGATCTAAAACTGTAATTTCGTTTTGACCTTGCATAAATTTATGGAATAAGTAACTCATGAACATCCCAACTGCATCAGGCGTCATTTCATGATTCGCTTGTACGCCTTCTTTCATTCCTTTTAAGATGGCTAACTGAAATGCTTTACGAATTTCTTCACCTTTATATGTTTCTTCATTAAACGTACTATATTCACGATTCAGCCTTTCAATTGCTGATTCGGATAATTCCTCTTGTAAAATCGCTCCCTCAAACAAGTTATCACCTGTTTCTACAAGCGCCTCTAAATATGTCACATCTAATTCTTTACGTAAAACTACCGCAGAAGAATCAAAAATAGAAAATAATGTTTCCACTGTCTGACTCACGTACATTCCTCCTTCTCTCTTTTACACATAACTTATATCATACCACAAAGTGATTTTTTCCAAAAAGAAAAAGCGACCTCCTGTAAAGAGCTCCCTCTCAAGTTATATATGATATAACGTTTTTTCTCATATATCGGCACCGTTACGTAGCGATATATGAGAAAAAACGACCTCTTTATAAGAGGTCATTTCCTTCACATTACTTTGCAGATTTAGCTGCTTCTAATGCTGCTTCATAGTTTGGATGGCTTGTACCTTCGCCTACGTATTCTACGTAAACTACTTTGTCATTGCTATCTACTACGAATACTGCACGAGCAAGTAAACGAAGTTCTTTCATTACTAAGCCGTAAGCTTCACCGAATGAAAGGTCACGGTGGTCAGAAAGTGTTACAACATTTTCTAAACCGTTTGCTGCACACCAGCGTTTTTGAGCGAATGGTAAATCAGCGCTAATTGTTAATACTTTTGCGTTTTCAATACCTGCTGCATCTTGGTTAAAACGACGTGTTTGTGCATCACACACACCTGTGTCGATTGAAGGTACAACACTAATTAATTTTACTTCGCCTTTGTATGTTTCTAAACTTACTGGAGATAAGTCGTTTGCTAATACTTGGAAGTTTGGCGCTTGATCGCCAACTTTAACTTCTGTTCCAACTAAAGTCATTGGATTACCTTTAAAAGTTACGTTTGCCACTTGAAAATCCTCCCTTATTTAAACAAAATATGTACAATGTAAATGATAGTTTGTCCCTATCGATAATGCAAATAAAATCGCTTTATTTACAAAAAAATAAAAGAAGCTAACCTATTGATTAGCTTCTTTATTCGTTAAATTTGAAATTCAGGATCATCTTCTTTTCGTTTATCCATCATTTCTTTCACTTTATCAACAGCTTGTGGCGCTAATTCAATTATTTTATCGATGACGTGTGTTTGTTTATCTAAGTGCAATACTTTCACACCATCTCCATTTATAACAAGAAAGGCAACAGGATTAATAGAAACTCCTCCACCACTTCCCCCGCCAAATGGATGACGGCCTGAATGTTCTACTCTACCAAATTCACTTCCACCAGCAGCAAATCCGAAACTTACTTTCGAAACAGTAAGAATTACACTTCCATCTGCCGCTTTAATTGGGTCACCAACAATTGTATTTACATCAGTCATTTGTTTTAAATGCTGCATTGCTGTTGTCATTAAACCTTGAATTGGATGGTCCATTCTATATCCCCCCTATGCTTGAACAGATTTTTCTGTCATACCAGATTTTTGCTGCCTCATAAATATGAGCAATTTCATCGCTGTTTTTATAGTGCGGAATATACGAAAAGATGCTGTTAACTCGCATCTTGATGCAAATCCCTTCCCTTGAAAAACAGGAGTAATTTCAAATTCTGGTACATCGACAATATGCATATATTGTCCGACAACTCCAGCAGCCATACCTTTTGTCCCCCATGCATATCCAGTGACAATTCCAGTACTAGCTGCGTCGCCTGCTCCAATTTGCGTATGCCATTTCCAACCATTGATTTTCACTCGTTTGAGAAAATCTTTAACGATAGTATGAACTTTTTGAAGCCTTTTTATCAGTTCCCCAATACTGTCAAGTTGCGCCATAATTTTATTATCTAGTCCGCCGTCCTCTTCAGCTTTTTCGATTTTCTGTCCTGTCTTTTTCTGCTGTTTTTCAATTCTTTCCAACACATCAAATGTATATCGAATCATCCATATTTTCACTTGAAATAAACATTGCTTTTCCATTTCTGAATATAAAAATGTCACCTTAAGCGATATTTTCGACAATAGTATAAGCAAAATAAAAAGGAGAAGAATTATTATTCCAATTACGAGCCACTTCATACGTATCATCCTTTCACTCCATACCCATTATCGACAAGTTTATTCATCGTTAAACAGAGTTTTATAAGATTGAATATAAAAATTTTTCTAAAAATAAAAAGGTATTTTGACAATTTATATCGAAATATATTATTTGAACATATCATCAGGGAACGGACTCTAATGATATGCAGCACGAAAAACAGAAAATTTAACTGCAGTGGAGGGATACATAATGGCAGATCGTCGCAATTTATTTTTCTTTTATGGTGATGACAAAGCAACGCTCGTTGAAAAAATGAAACCAATCTATCGTATTTTAGAAGAGAATGGATTTACCATATTAGATCATCCAAAAAATGCAAACGCTATCGTCAGTGTTGGAGATGATGCAACCTTCTTACAAGCCGTTCGTAAAACTGGTTTTAGAGAAGATTGCTTATACGCAGGGATTTCTACGAAAGATGAAACTTCGTTCTACTGCGATTTTCACATTGATCACATTGATACAGCCCTTCAAGAAATTACAAAAAATGAAATTGAAGTGCGCAAATATCCAACAATTCAGGTAGATGTAGATCATGGTACATCTTTCTATTGTTTAAATGAGTTCTCATTACGTTCTAGCATTATTAAAACATTCGTTGTAGATGTTCACGTTGATGATTTATACTTCGAAACATTTAGAGGGGACGGTTTAGTAGTTTCTACCCCAACAGGAAGTACAGCTTACAATAAATCATTGCATGGTGCAGTTGTTGACCCACTTATTCCATGTTTCCAAGTAAGCGAACTAGCATCTTTAAACAACAACACTTACCGTACGCTCGGTTCACCGTTCATTTTAAATCACGAACGTACATTAACTTTAAAACTAAGACCAGACGGTAACGATTATCCTGTTATCGGCATGGATAACGAAGCGCTTAGCATTAAACAAGTGGAAAAAGCTGTTGTACGCTTAAGCGATAAACAAATTAAAACAGTTAAATTAAAAAACAACTCTTTCTGGGAAAAAGTACAAAGAACGTTTTTATAGAATTAAAATAACCGCAGAATTATGGAATTCCATAATTCTGCGGTTGTTTATTTCTCTAACTATTAGTTGCTATTTTTGTCGGTAAGTCGATATATTTCAATAATCGCTCATATATTTTTACATACCTTTTCTATAGACAACTTGGCCATCTATTACGGTCATTTCTGCTTGTACTTCTTTCATTTCTTCTGCCTCAATTTCAAAAATATTACGGTCTAATATCGTAAAGTCTGCTTCATATCCTTTTATAATTTGCCCTCGCTTCGCTTCTTTTCCGATTGCATAGGCACTTCCTGTTGTAAATAGAGAAACAGCCTCATATACCGTTAATCTTTCCTCAGGCATATAGCATACATCGTCAATAAAACTTCTACGTGTAACAGCGCTATATATGCCTAAAAATGGATTCACTTGTTCAATTGGTGCGTCAGACCCACCGTTGCAGCGTAATCCTGCTTCCAGTAACGTCTTCCAAGCGTATGCATAACGAAGACGACGCTCGCCTAGTTTTTCAATGACTGACGGGAAATCTGAGGAAAGAAAGACCGGCTGTATATCGATAATAGCCGACAAGTTTTTCATTCTTTCAATCAACTCTTCACGAGCAAGCTGACAATGAATAATACGGTCACGTAACCCTTTTGCTGGTGGATATAATTCGAGTGCATTAATGACATATTCAAGCGATAAGTCACCGATAGTATGAATCGCAACTGGCATATGTAAGTCTCGTGCTTTCTTCACTAATTCTGCAAGTTCTTCACGTGAGAAAATTGCAACCCCATTCGTTTCCTTCGCATCTTCATACGGTTCACTTAATAATGCTGTTCTTCCGCCAAAAGAACCGTCAGAAAAAATTTTCATTGCCCCAAATTCAATATAATGTTCATTTTCATATTCTTTTCGTTCTTGTGCTACTTCATGATGAACGAGCAAATGTGCTTTAAATGGCATTTCTTTTATAACGTGAGAAAACGCATTATGCGTTTTTCTAAAGCCACCATAGTAATTTAAATCTTCCGTATGCCCGCCAACAAGTCCATATTGCCAACAATCTTTAATCGCTGTTTGCAGAGCTCTTTGTAAATAAGCTTCATCAATTTCTGGCTGAACGTGTTTAATTAATTCTTGCCCTTGTTCATATAAAAGTCCTGTTAACTTATTTGATGAATCCCTGCCAATTTTCCCGCCTTTTGGATTTTGCGTCGCTTCTGTTATGTTCGCTTCTTGCAATATGTATGAATTCACCCATGTAACGTGACGACAAACTCGCTTTAATAAAATGGGATGTTCTTTCGAAATTTCATCTAAATCACGCGCATGAACATCTTTCGTATCTGTAAAGTTATTTTCATTCCACCCTTCTCCAATAACCCAAGATCCCTTTGGTGCTTCTTCCACTCGCTTCTGAACAAGAGTAAGCACTTCACCATAAGATGTACAATTTGATAAATCTAGACGGAGTAATCTCTCCCCATGCCCAATAAGATGCATATGGCTATCAACGAGACCCGGAATCATTGTTTTTCCTTTTAGGTCCTGCAACTTAACGTTTGAATATCTACTTTCTAATTCTTCCTTACTCCCAGCATCAACGATTATGCCATTTTCAACATAAATAGCTTCTACTTTTTCATTCTTTTCTCGCATTGTGTAAATGGTGCCGCCATACCAAATTTCTCTCATATATCCCATCTCCTTTATTTTATTGTATAAAAAAAAGCACCATTTCAAAACATGGTGCTTTTCTAAAAATTACTTTTGTTCAGTAGTAGACGTTGTAACTTGCCATTCAATATTAAATTTATCTTTTACTTGTCCGTATGCTGGGCTCCAGAATGTTTCTTGAAGTGGCATGATAACCTCTCCACCTTCTTGTAACTTATCGAATACTTCTTTTGCTTTTTCTGCATTACTAATTTGAATTGCGATTGTTACTTGAGATCCGATTGCATGCCCTTGACCTGGGAATGTATCAGAAATCATAAGATCCGTATTACCAACTTTTAAAGTAGCGTGTAAAACGCGCTCTTTCGCTTCAGCTGGAATCGGGTATTCTGGATTTTCAGGCATGTCACCAAAAGTTTGCATGACTTCTACTTTTGCATCTAAAACCTCTTTATAAAACTGTACAGCTTCTTGCCCACTACCATCTAAAACTAAGTACGGATTAATACCTAAAATCATACGGACACCTCTTTTTTAAGTTTATAAAATCGAACTTGTGTTCGTTTTTATATTATCA from Bacillus cereus G9842 includes the following:
- a CDS encoding NUDIX hydrolase codes for the protein MYPRAKAFGLAVHQDRLLVQEYYTEGETYYRPLGGSIELGEKSAHTVIREFKEELHTEIEITNYLGCLENVSHLDGGIGHEIIQLYSLRLLDTSLYEMEILNIQDEQAVTYAKWIPIKAFIQKEKILYPDGILKYIQKKKDEIL
- the ackA gene encoding acetate kinase; protein product: MSKIIAINAGSSSLKFQLFEMPSETVLTKGLVERIGLEDSIFTITVDGEKQKEITNIPDHAVAVNMLLKKLTENGIVKSLDEIGGIGHRVVHGGEKFADSVLITDEVLADIEELSDLAPLHNPANVVGIKAFREVLPNVPAVAVFDTAFHQTMPESAFLYSLPYEYYEKFGIRKYGFHGTSHKYVTERAAELLGRPIESLSLLSCHLGNGASIAAVEGGKSIDTSMGFTPLAGVTMGTRSGNLDPALIPYIMEKTGQTVEEVVNVLNKKSGMLGLTGYSSDLRDIIAKEEEGDHRAKVALDVFVSRIHKYIGSYTARMKGVDAIIFTAGVGENSAIIRERVLEGLEYMGVYFDVKRNNVFGEEAFISFPHSPVKIIVIPTDEEVMIARDVLRLGDIG
- a CDS encoding class I SAM-dependent methyltransferase; protein product: MSQTVETLFSIFDSSAVVLRKELDVTYLEALVETGDNLFEGAILQEELSESAIERLNREYSTFNEETYKGEEIRKAFQLAILKGMKEGVQANHEMTPDAVGMFMSYLFHKFMQGQNEITVLDPAIGTGNLMTTVFNSAKEGLTMSGFGVEVDEVLIKLALVNANLQKHAIEFFHQDGLAPLYIDPVDAVVSDLPIGYYPNEIGASEYKLKADEGMSYAHHLFIEQSVKHTKEGGYLFFLVPNFIFESDQAPKLHAFIKETCFIQGLLQLPVSMFKNEKNAKSIFVLQKKGSNVTMPKQALLVELPKFSNMKAMENIMDQLNTWFATHK
- the tpx gene encoding thiol peroxidase; amino-acid sequence: MANVTFKGNPMTLVGTEVKVGDQAPNFQVLANDLSPVSLETYKGEVKLISVVPSIDTGVCDAQTRRFNQDAAGIENAKVLTISADLPFAQKRWCAANGLENVVTLSDHRDLSFGEAYGLVMKELRLLARAVFVVDSNDKVVYVEYVGEGTSHPNYEAALEAAKSAK
- the ytfJ gene encoding GerW family sporulation protein, with the protein product MDHPIQGLMTTAMQHLKQMTDVNTIVGDPIKAADGSVILTVSKVSFGFAAGGSEFGRVEHSGRHPFGGGSGGGVSINPVAFLVINGDGVKVLHLDKQTHVIDKIIELAPQAVDKVKEMMDKRKEDDPEFQI
- a CDS encoding DUF2953 domain-containing protein, with the translated sequence MIRMKWLVIGIIILLLFILLILLSKISLKVTFLYSEMEKQCLFQVKIWMIRYTFDVLERIEKQQKKTGQKIEKAEEDGGLDNKIMAQLDSIGELIKRLQKVHTIVKDFLKRVKINGWKWHTQIGAGDAASTGIVTGYAWGTKGMAAGVVGQYMHIVDVPEFEITPVFQGKGFASRCELTASFRIFRTIKTAMKLLIFMRQQKSGMTEKSVQA
- a CDS encoding NAD kinase; the encoded protein is MADRRNLFFFYGDDKATLVEKMKPIYRILEENGFTILDHPKNANAIVSVGDDATFLQAVRKTGFREDCLYAGISTKDETSFYCDFHIDHIDTALQEITKNEIEVRKYPTIQVDVDHGTSFYCLNEFSLRSSIIKTFVVDVHVDDLYFETFRGDGLVVSTPTGSTAYNKSLHGAVVDPLIPCFQVSELASLNNNTYRTLGSPFILNHERTLTLKLRPDGNDYPVIGMDNEALSIKQVEKAVVRLSDKQIKTVKLKNNSFWEKVQRTFL
- a CDS encoding amidohydrolase, which produces MREIWYGGTIYTMREKNEKVEAIYVENGIIVDAGSKEELESRYSNVKLQDLKGKTMIPGLVDSHMHLIGHGERLLRLDLSNCTSYGEVLTLVQKRVEEAPKGSWVIGEGWNENNFTDTKDVHARDLDEISKEHPILLKRVCRHVTWVNSYILQEANITEATQNPKGGKIGRDSSNKLTGLLYEQGQELIKHVQPEIDEAYLQRALQTAIKDCWQYGLVGGHTEDLNYYGGFRKTHNAFSHVIKEMPFKAHLLVHHEVAQERKEYENEHYIEFGAMKIFSDGSFGGRTALLSEPYEDAKETNGVAIFSREELAELVKKARDLHMPVAIHTIGDLSLEYVINALELYPPAKGLRDRIIHCQLAREELIERMKNLSAIIDIQPVFLSSDFPSVIEKLGERRLRYAYAWKTLLEAGLRCNGGSDAPIEQVNPFLGIYSAVTRRSFIDDVCYMPEERLTVYEAVSLFTTGSAYAIGKEAKRGQIIKGYEADFTILDRNIFEIEAEEMKEVQAEMTVIDGQVVYRKGM
- a CDS encoding VOC family protein, encoding MILGINPYLVLDGSGQEAVQFYKEVLDAKVEVMQTFGDMPENPEYPIPAEAKERVLHATLKVGNTDLMISDTFPGQGHAIGSQVTIAIQISNAEKAKEVFDKLQEGGEVIMPLQETFWSPAYGQVKDKFNIEWQVTTSTTEQK